A single genomic interval of Lathyrus oleraceus cultivar Zhongwan6 chromosome 7, CAAS_Psat_ZW6_1.0, whole genome shotgun sequence harbors:
- the LOC127105150 gene encoding calmodulin-binding receptor kinase CaMRLK translates to MKHFHRFLILLALFSLVESSCDDQTLLSKAFESVSGFNSSILFQTRVSNSSNSRISKIVLPSKNLTGTISWAYLKNMSKLQILDLSGNSLQGHIPSWFWSSFSSLLEINLSRNRFGGSITVELKNTSTIENLNLSHNRFSNLVQLSTFQNLKILDLSHNNLRTLPFGFQNLTKLQHLDLSSCNLKDNIKSISSLLSLHYLDLSNNNLTGTFPSDFPAINNLKFLNLSNNNFTFNKPTQNPKELIIIHRTQNKPKTKRFILAVCSTLSTLAIALLLIWVIRIILKKRKQRSKKKKWAISIPDTMNTKVEKTGPFEFETESGSTWVADVKEPTSAPVVMFEKPLMNLTFKDLIVATSHFGKESQMAEGRCGPVYWAVLPGEIHVAIKVLEHVRDVDYDDSVAMFVELSKLKHPNLLTLSGYCIAGKEKLVLYEFMANGNLGRWLHELPTGDTNIEDWTDDTWEFQNSIVEASPEKMGWRTRHRIAVGIARGLAFLHHAGSKPIVHGHLVTSNILLTDNFEPRISDFGLRIDSSYNGGTKADVYCFGVVLMELLTGKIVTSDIIVAARKAAKEGRHVKVLDERLRLEEDSMVNEMLESLMIAFLCTAESPSKRPTMQQVLGLLKDVGPHEALVLN, encoded by the exons atgAAACACTTTCACAGATTCTTGATTCTTCTAGCTCTATTTTCTTTAGTAGAATCTTCATGTGATGACCAAACCTTACTTTCAAAGGCTTTCGAATCTGTCTCTGGTTTCAACTCCTCCATCTTGTTCCAAACAAGAGTCTCCAACTCTTCAAACTCTCGTATCAGTAAAATAGTTCTTCCCTCCAAAAATCTAACCGGAACAATTTCATGGGCTTACCTCAAAAACATGTCGAAGTTACAAATTCTTGATCTCTCTGGAAATTCCCTACAAGGACACATACCAAGCTGGTTTTGGTCTAGTTTTTCATCTTTACTAGAAATAAACCTCTCAAGAAACAGATTCGGAGGAAGCATCACGGTTGAGTTGAAAAACACATCAACGATTGAAAACCTCAATCTCTCACACAACAGGTTCAGTAATTTAGTTCAACTTTCTACCTTCCAAAACCTTAAAATCCTCGACCTTTCCCACAACAACCTAAGAACACTTCCCTTTGGTTTCCAAAATCTCACCAAACTACAACACCTTGACCTTTCAAGCTGCAATCTCAAAGATAACATAAAATCAATCTCTTCTTTGCTCTCACTTCATTACTTAGACTTATCAAACAACAATTTAACCGGAACTTTCCCTTCCGATTTTCCGGCAATTAACAATCTCAAATTCCTCAACCTTTCAAACAACAACTTCACCTTCAACAAGCCAACCCAAAATCCAAAAGAACTCATCATAATTCATAGAACACAAAACAAACCAAAAACAAAAAGATTCATCCTTGCCGTGTGTTCTACACTATCCACCCTCGCTATAGCTCTTCTTCTCATTTGGGTTATCCGTATAATTCTCAAAAAGAGGAAGCAACGTTCTAAGAAGAAGAAATGGGCAATCTCGATACCAGACACGATGAACACGAAGGTTGAGAAAACAGGGCCGTTTGAGTTTGAAACAGAGTCAGGCTCAACATGGGTTGCAGATGTGAAGGAACCAACATCTGCACCCGTGGTGATGTTCGAGAAGCCATTGATGAACTTGACCTTCAAGGATCTCATTGTTGCCACGTCACATTTCGGGAAAGAGTCGCAGATGGCAGAAGGAAGATGTGGGCCAGTGTATTGGGCCGTGTTACCCGGTGAAATCCACGTGGCGATCAAGGTTCTTGAGCATGTCAGAGACGTTGATTATGATGACTCTGTTGCTATGTTTGTTGAGTTATCGAAGCTGAAGCACCCTAATCTGCTGACTCTCTCTGGTTACTGTATCGCAG GCAAGGAGAAGCTAGTGCTATATGAGTTTATGGCCAACGGCAATTTAGGTCGATGGCTGCACGAGCTTCCTACCGGAGATACCAACATCGAGGATTGGACTGACGATACATGGGAGTTCCAAAACAGCATTGTCGAAGCATCCCCGGAAAAGATGGGGTGGCGAACACGCCACCGCATCGCAGTGGGGATAGCGCGTGGTCTTGCGTTTCTCCACCATGCGGGTTCAAAACCTATTGTGCACGGCCACCTCGTCACGTCCAACATTTTACTCACCGATAACTTTGAGCCACGAATCTCCGATTTTGGATTGCGAATAGACTCGAGTTACAATGGCGGCACTAAGGCTGATGTGTATTGCTTTGGAGTGGTGTTGATGGAGCTGCTAACCGGGAAGATTGTTACATCGGATATAATTGTGGCGGCTAGAAAGGCGGCGAAGGAAGGACGTCATGTTAAAGTGCTTGACGAGAGGTTGCGTCTCGAAGAGGACTCAATGGTGAACGAGATGCTGGAGAGTCTCATGATTGCTTTCTTGTGCACGGCTGAGTCGCCTTCCAAGAGACCCACCATGCAACAAGTTTTGGGCTTACTCAAAGATGTTGGTCCTCATGAAGCTCTAGTTTTAAATTGA